One window of the Archangium primigenium genome contains the following:
- a CDS encoding gluconolaconase, with protein MRRSLPLTLATCLTLTSGSVLAAPPAPAAPTYRQEVVVAGSPFQGVHGLALDGKGHLLASNLLGQTVHTIDLATGKVSPLVGPPQGGADDVTVGPDGSVYWTGYFAGQLMRRTPDGKTRVLAKNLPGLNSLAFRKDGRLYVTQLGRGVDALSEADPSGKKPPRTVIADPGFLNGFEFGPDDNLYGPLLLKGQVVRVDVDTGTLETVAGGFAMPVAVNFDTSREHLFVLDSVKGELVRVRVATGDKEVVAKLPTGLDNLTVGPDNLVYVSNMVDNDIRVVNPADGSVKPVVEARLSVPSGLAVAPDDPEERLYVADVYALRRVGGKDGAISQTTRVLSSRMTFPMNVSLSAQHVVLSSAYLASLQVLDRASGDILRTIPNTNGVQGALELADGTLLVAEAAKGRLVRIAADEAATSTVLAEGLAGPVGLVADTEAAEPGVYVTEVDSGKVTRVRLADGNKRTVAKGLKAPEGIARHPDGGLIVAEVGAKRLVRIDPATGRSTVIAQDLNIGLPRVGDLPPGYLPTGVAVGGSGTIYMSSDKESALYRFVPVR; from the coding sequence ATGCGCAGAAGCCTCCCCCTGACCCTGGCCACCTGTCTGACCCTGACGAGCGGTTCCGTCCTCGCCGCCCCGCCGGCCCCCGCCGCCCCCACCTACCGCCAGGAGGTGGTCGTCGCCGGCTCGCCCTTCCAGGGCGTGCATGGCCTCGCGCTCGATGGGAAGGGGCATCTGCTCGCCAGCAACCTGCTCGGCCAGACCGTGCACACCATCGACCTGGCCACCGGCAAGGTGTCCCCCCTGGTGGGCCCGCCGCAGGGCGGCGCGGACGACGTGACCGTGGGCCCCGATGGCTCCGTCTACTGGACCGGCTACTTCGCCGGCCAACTGATGCGGCGCACGCCGGATGGCAAGACGCGCGTGCTGGCCAAGAACCTGCCGGGCCTCAACTCGCTGGCGTTCCGCAAGGACGGCCGGCTCTACGTCACCCAGCTGGGCCGGGGCGTCGACGCGCTGTCCGAGGCGGACCCCAGCGGCAAGAAGCCGCCCCGCACGGTCATCGCCGATCCGGGCTTCCTCAACGGCTTCGAGTTCGGTCCGGACGACAACCTCTACGGCCCGCTGCTGCTCAAGGGGCAGGTCGTCCGGGTGGACGTGGACACGGGCACCCTCGAGACCGTGGCGGGAGGCTTCGCGATGCCGGTCGCGGTCAACTTCGACACGAGCCGCGAGCACCTCTTCGTGCTCGACTCGGTGAAGGGCGAGCTGGTGCGCGTGCGCGTGGCCACGGGGGACAAGGAGGTCGTCGCGAAGCTGCCCACGGGCCTGGACAACCTGACGGTCGGTCCCGACAACCTCGTGTACGTGTCCAACATGGTCGACAACGACATCCGCGTGGTCAACCCCGCGGACGGCTCGGTGAAGCCCGTCGTCGAGGCGCGGCTGAGCGTGCCCTCGGGCCTGGCCGTCGCGCCGGATGATCCCGAGGAGCGGCTGTACGTGGCGGACGTGTACGCCCTGCGCCGCGTGGGCGGCAAGGACGGCGCCATCTCCCAGACGACGCGTGTGCTCTCCAGCCGCATGACCTTCCCGATGAACGTGAGCCTGAGCGCCCAGCACGTGGTGCTCAGCAGCGCCTACCTGGCCAGCCTCCAGGTGCTGGACCGGGCCTCGGGCGACATCCTGCGCACCATCCCCAACACGAACGGCGTCCAGGGCGCGCTGGAGCTCGCCGATGGCACGCTGCTCGTCGCCGAGGCCGCCAAGGGCCGGCTCGTGCGCATCGCCGCCGACGAGGCCGCGACGAGCACGGTGCTCGCCGAGGGGCTCGCGGGTCCAGTGGGCCTCGTGGCCGACACGGAGGCCGCGGAGCCCGGGGTGTACGTCACCGAGGTGGACTCGGGGAAGGTGACGCGGGTGCGCCTGGCGGACGGGAACAAGCGCACGGTGGCCAAGGGCCTCAAGGCCCCCGAGGGCATCGCCCGTCATCCCGATGGCGGGCTCATCGTCGCCGAGGTGGGCGCCAAGCGGCTGGTGCGCATCGATCCGGCCACGGGGCGCTCCACGGTGATCGCCCAGGACCTGAACATCGGGCTGCCGCGGGTGGGGGATCTGCCGCCGGGCTACCTCCCCACCGGCGTCGCGGTGGGCGGCTCGGGCACCATCTACATGTCCTCCGACAAGGAGAGCGCGCTCTACCGCTTCGTGCCCGTGCGCTGA
- a CDS encoding TetR/AcrR family transcriptional regulator, protein MPRTAQQVEQLKGERRQALLAVARRVFARKGLAATKIGEIAAEVGISYGLVYHYFPQKESLFAAALEDTLQHWDVFLAEVRRQAHTPWERLETVCTRMIHGVHESPESLFLVVRALTEDDAPPLVRDALRLYRQRVLEQVAALIEEGQRAGSVLPGAPLDLARALMALLHGLALSRAVDEDLPPPPLEVLLRLLKAPPAPEKKRRTTRAPRSRR, encoded by the coding sequence ATGCCACGCACGGCACAGCAGGTGGAGCAGCTCAAGGGCGAGCGCCGACAGGCCCTGCTCGCGGTGGCGCGCCGGGTGTTCGCGCGCAAGGGGCTGGCCGCCACGAAGATTGGCGAGATCGCCGCCGAGGTGGGCATCAGCTACGGGCTCGTCTACCACTACTTCCCCCAGAAGGAGTCGCTGTTCGCCGCGGCGCTCGAGGACACCCTGCAGCACTGGGACGTGTTCCTCGCGGAGGTGCGGCGCCAGGCCCACACGCCCTGGGAGCGGCTGGAGACGGTGTGCACGCGGATGATCCACGGCGTGCACGAGAGCCCCGAGTCGCTCTTCCTCGTCGTGCGCGCGCTCACCGAGGACGACGCGCCCCCGCTGGTGCGCGACGCGCTGCGCCTCTACCGGCAGCGGGTGCTCGAGCAGGTCGCGGCGCTCATCGAGGAGGGCCAGCGCGCGGGCTCGGTCCTGCCCGGCGCCCCGCTGGATCTCGCGCGCGCCTTGATGGCCCTGTTGCATGGGCTCGCGCTCAGCCGGGCGGTGGACGAGGACCTGCCCCCGCCTCCGCTCGAGGTGTTGCTGCGGCTGCTCAAGGCGCCCCCCGCTCCCGAGAAGAAACGGCGCACGACCCGCGCCCCCCGTTCCCGGCGATGA